TCAGTGCCATGAAATAATTGCTAAGGATTCTTTTTTCCTAGGTCAAACCATTATCCATCTATGCTACCACAACAGATGTATGTAAAATAAAGAATGAAAACAAACGCATAAGAATATAGAACTGAGAAATATGAAAGGACAGAATGTACTATTGCTTATTATACATTGACCTGCCTACAAAAATACTAGCCTGCAAACTAAGAGCTGCCATGGGATCTGAACGATGACATCGAGTGCGCTGAAACTGAGGCGGTCGGACTGTGAATCTCCCTGTCCCCATTGGCAGCTCTACCCTTTCCACTGATCATGCCGACAACCTCTTGAGAGACATCCATGAACCAATCATCACCAGGAAGGACACTGCACAAAACCAAGTGTGCCAATTGTAATTTAGAAGTCCACAGCAAAAGCAACTTCAGATATGGAGTAATACTTTTGTCAAGTATTGGTATGCACACCAATTTCAACGAAATAACTAAAAAAGTGCCCCTCGTCCAAAAAGGCCATAATTGGTATGAACGATCCTGAAGCGAACTGTTAGACTACGATTCGGACATAAGATACTTCTGATGTATTACTGCAATCTGGAGACCCAGGAAACATCTTTCTTTCAATTCACATAACAAAGATTCCAATTGCCATGTAGCTACATATTGTTCACGCATGTGTTAATCACCCTAGCATACTGAGTTTTTCCACATAGCTCCATGAGAACAAGGGATGAATTTAACAGCTGGGGTCACTAGAGCTACAGCCCCACGGTACCAAAGAAATATTGCCACCATAACTTATCCTTGACTTCAACCAAACAAGGAACTATCATATTCCTTGAATATTTATGGATCATTTTAGTAGGAGGCAGTGGTGGTAGTCGCACAAGCATATCACCATATTGTTTAATGCAACTAACCACATAACAGCTGTATCTCTATTGTTTAGAGAATCTTAGTAGCTGGAAGATATGCCAGGCAAACTTATGCTTGGTTTTCGAAACAAATTAGGTAGACATGACACTTTAAATGTCTCGTAAATTCGTATTTGAATAGCACAGTTGCGTGCTTTAGATAATTAACCTCTTTTGCTGAAGTTAGCTAATACAGAGTTACTTGGTTTTGAACCAATAGAAGTATAAATAGGAGTCAAAGCATAATACCTATCAGGATTCATTCCAGTGGCAGAAAAGGCACCCATTGCTCTATCAATGATGTCCAATATGACTTGATGTACATGTCTAGACAAAAATCGACCTTGTCCGAAGATGATGACAAATTGCATATCCAGGTAGAACTGCAAATAATGGGGGGAAATGAAACAATAATTACAgctaaaagaaagaaaaaagggggTAAGGAACTTACCTGCTGAAGACCAAGGGGGCCCAAAGGCTTTGGTCCCTGTTCAATCTCTTCCCAGAAGGCCTGATCCTCCGAGAGCCAAAGTATAACAGTCTCTGTGAGCCGCATCATCAGCAAAGTAGCAAATCTTTCTCTACCAACAAACATATCTGCAGCAATGCCTGCCATCCTATTTAGCTTTGCATACAGTTCCTGCAATGAATAGCACATAAGATACTTCCATAGACCATAATGTGCAGGACAACCTTGCCACATACAAAGAAACATTACATTGAATACAAAGGACCATCATCATGAAAGCTAGCATATTGACGCAGTTTATAACTATATGAGTGGAATATCACATTAAAGGTGCCTACTTTTTCAAACCTGTACATATGTTTCATCCACTCTAGTCCCTTACAATCTCTGGATCATTCCACGGACCCGGGTAATGTTAGTTATAACTATCCTCCAGTTATATGATCACCAATTCACGATAGAACAACTACAAAATTATGAACTAAAGTGTCCAATAGCACAAACAATGAGATAGAAAATCATTTCAACGTAGCATTCCACTGAACGAGGCACTGTTTTAACCTTGAATTGAGCAACATATACCAAAGATTTCGAAAAGCTAAAGGATTTGCAAGACAAAGGTAGGGGTCAAGGATGAATATAAGCGACTCGAATGACATAAGCAGTAAGGTTTAAATTCTCAAGAGGCAATAAATAAATGTAGCTTGTAAATACCTGGAAAATTGGAGATGGGACCCACTCTGGCTCTTCGACAGTATTATCCATACTAATATACATTTCCGCGCTGAGATGGGTATCACCTTCGTCGGTAAATATTAGTTCGAGAGCATGCTGCCTGCAGAAACTATCTCTCAATCTGTCTACCATGCGTTGTAGTTTCCTTTTCCATTCTCGTAGCTCAGGCACACGGTTTTGTTTATCTGGCCCTCTTTTACGCAAATCATCCGTGGACTGGTTTATTGATGATAGTTTCATAGCTGCTCTGGGAAGCAATTCCTCGGCAAGTAAAGATGCATTGGCTAATAAAGCCAACTGTTGTTCTTCAGTTTCTGCCATTCTTACAATCTTATTGCCTAAGCCCTCTACGTTAGCTTCGTCATCCATTGATCCAGGTAATGCACTTATGAGCAAATTGACGTATAAGTTGAAATTTTTTGCGATCCCATCCATTGTCGAACCCCCTAACTGCAAGCTAAGGAGTGGTGCAACATCCTCGAAGTAATCCTGAAAGTTACAGGTATTATAAATACATGTTGTGTTAAGTCATACATTATGGTTGAAAGGATAAAGATACAAAGACAATAACCCCATTCAAAGAAACCGGGTGCAATGGTGGCAGTTTGTATTAGAAGATTTCTTATATGGatatgtgatgatgatgtagatggcTAGTTTCTCACCTATATACCACTGAAGCCAAGTATTAAACAATTTTAAGCTCTGACAGGCTGGCCCACTAGTATTACTGTCGTTGATGATTTTATCCTTCCAAATAGGACAATGTTAGATTTGAATTTTGTCAGGAGCTCTATGATTTTTCCAGACACCTCAATGTCTGCAATCCTACTGTATTAATATAACATGCTGTAGTTTGACGCTTAAGGAAGACGAAGGACAAAGAATTAAATATTCCTATATTTGTCCACTTCCAAGGCTACATTCCTAATTCTTGATTGCCACGAAATGCCTACTTTAGTATTAATGTACTATGGAACTACAACAGTTCCCTCAAAGCAAACAAAATGGTGAAGGACTAATCACCAAGCTGGTCCATGCCAACCACCTAGGCTCAGCAACTACCATTTCTCCAGGGAACTCCTGCAGAAACTATTCATCTGCTGCCAAGAGATGCTGCTGAGCTGCCACATCTCCAAGACATGCCACCACCTCAGATCACCTCCCTAACGTACTGACACCTCTCCTGGTCAATACTTGGTACTCCCTCATCATGTTGCCCCTCCACTCACATGGTCTCTCCTACTCTGTTCTTCTCTTCTCTAACCCACCCCCTGCTCTGATCTGTTTGTACAACTGCCATACTAGTCTCAGGCTATTCATGACTAGTCACCTAGTCGGTTGCGTGGAGACTCGACTTGACTAGGTTGAAAACCTTGAAGTCGAGGTTATCATCTACCGAGAACTAACCAAATCTAAGCTGAGAACTACATCTTTGTGCGAACATAACTTCAATCAAGATAAATGTTAACTTTGGATGTAGCTATTTGTAGTCTAGTAAAGAACAAACCAATACTATTATGCCATACTCGGCATGGCCAAGCTTGCAAGAAGGATAGGTCACTACCATTTTGATGAAAACAAGTAGGAAAGATTCATTCATATTAATCAAAATGGATCAATCATTACCTGAACCATCGAATTGAAACGATGCGCGCTGGTAGAGAGCTTTGGTTGAAGTGCCAAATTAGCAACGGAAGATCTAGCTACTGGGCGAATACCATTTGGGGGATAAGTAAGTGTCCAGTTATCGGCTGCAGCTAGGGCAGCAGTACTCTCTTCAATTCTCCTCAAGTTAGCATCTAATGCTTGCTCAAGACTGGGCTTGAATTGCTTCAGGAGAACAGAGGAAACAGACAGACCACGAGCTTCCAGCAAGGAACAATGGCCAAGTGATATCTGAACACATTCTGCAGCTGCTCTCAAGCCTCCAGCAGCTGCACAAGAAGACAACACATGCCTCTTTACCAGAAGTGCAAAGGACAAGACCTGCTTGGTCGCCCATGTAACCAGCTCAGAAGCATAACATGACTCGTCACCAAAGACTTCTACAGAGTCACTGAGCGCCTGAGCTACAACTGAAAAAACTTGTTGAGCAAGTGCTGCAGTGTATGCCCcgccatatgatgtgcttgacggATGTATAGTTTGCAAGTTGCATTGGAGCCTTTGATTATGTGCACTGAGTAACAGACTGTGAGCTCGAGGGCCATCACCAAGCCTTTTAAGAGCAGAAGCGGCAGCGCGAAGTTCAATGCCACGAGTAGACGACTGACAAGCAGCTTCAGCAAGCTGGTCTGCAAGCTTTTGACGATTATCAGAGACAGCACCTCTCAAAGCTGAAATTTCTGCTGCAGTTAGAGTTTGTGTACGTCTTGCGTCTGCAGCAACTCGCTCCGCTTCATCTAGTGCATCTAGCGCTTCGTCTACTCTCCTCTCAGCTAGCAAAACATCAAGCAAGTCAGGGAAATCTGCAGACCATTTCTGTATTTCTGAAGGTTCCTGATCTTCAACATTGGATATGTCCTCTTCTGTAGAACCTTCTGTGCCCGAAGTCAGGGAATCTATCTGAACTCCTTCAGATAGACCATGGATTAAAGCTGCCTGTGTATTGAGTAAATTTCTAATTGATAAGAGCTCTCCTTCTAGGTCTGATATCTCCTTCGATGTTCTGATGGCCAGGAGATCAATTTTAATATAAAAGTGGGGACACAGAAATAATATTGAAGAGGACGAACAGAAACAAATAAAAGAAATTATTTAACAGCAATGTCATGAATGCAAAATTAGATGCTTTGCACATAAAAAATGATTATACCCATGATCCTCGATTCATAATAATAGTGAGGCTATTGGTTGAAGAAGACACATTTATTGTTATTCTTGACAGTCAGAGCACTAACTTTTGAGTTTAGGACAGAAGAAAAACCAAATACATGATAGCTACCTACAACCTTTATGTATAAACACAAAGGATGCATATGTATAATAAAAGGGGACTGACTATAGTGTGTACGATTGTGTGAGTGTATGCTACGTGCTTACCAAACAATTCTCCAACCATCCACTCACTACTCAGTTAACAAGTCGGAAGTGGGAATATATGAAAAAGGAGAACATTTGAGGAACTTTGGTACGTAGCTGGCGTTTGCATATGTAGCCATCCACAAAAAGCTTAACAGAATTTCTAAGAAACAAATAAGCTAAAGACAGTAAACTAAAATAGGTAAATGCTTCCGCATAAGCAATTTTTATTAATGTAAGGCGTTTGATATAAACATAGGAGTAGCGTAGTATCGATTATTGAAGGACCAAAAGGTTTTAAGTGATTTTTCCTGTGGTACTAATGCAGCACATAACAGAGTGGATGAAAAGATTGGCATCAGCAATTAGAAGATACCATCGTCATGTTTCGTTGTTCTTATAGGCCTTATCCGAAATTTAACAAGAGTAGAAAATAATGTGCCATCATGATTACGGGGGTTAATTTCTAGCACACAAGTGACAATTGATAAAAGCAGAAATCACAGTCTTGGGGCGGCTGCCAGACCTGATGAATGCAGCATAATTTGCATAGACACTTCTGCGCATTTCTTCAGCTGAAGCCTTCTTTAGATCTTGCAGATAAGAACACAAATGTCTTATTTCCTGTAATAAAGAGTTGATTCGTCAGCTATTAGCCAGGTTTTCCGTTTTGACGTATAATGCAGCCAAAACACAATCCCTTGTACAAGGAATTAATCAAGTTTCACCTCCAGCTAGAGTAATAAAGTATTCGCCTGAAACAATTCCTGTTCATTTAGTCCTATATTGCAACCACAACCATGCCACACAGAATCAGAATTATTCATCTACATAGACTATCTAATCATTTGACCAAAATCTCTAGATAGTACATAGCATAATTCAACAATGCAAACATAAGAAAGGAGAAGTTGATGCCCCCATAACGTATTTGACCTGAATGCGAACACCAATCGAgccaccacatggtatttctcgtgCCCCCATACGAACCGCGATCACAGGCTCCTTCCACCACCCAAATCCCACCATTCGCGATCCAGACTCGGCAAACACAAATGGAGATGGATCGCAATCCCTAGCCGGatcagagagagggagagagagctgCCTCACCTTCTCGTTCATGGTCTGGCACTTGGACTGCACGTAGGCGTCGGGATCGAAGTTGTCGGTCTTGAAGATCTTGAGCTTGTCGGCGAGCTGCaccccgccgtcgccgccgcccccgcccccgccacctccaccggcgccAACCCCCAACGCCGCCCCGCCGACCGGGAACACCCCGGAGTGGCCGGCCGGCCGCGACCGCGAGGACTTGGCCGACGCCATCCGAGATCCAGAGGCCTCCTAGCGCAGGGCAATGTCGGGATTGGGTTGGCGGGGCGTGCAAGGGTCCGAGATCGCCGCCGTCCTGGCTGTCGTCGTTGGAGGGTCCGTGGTGGGCGGTGGGTTAGTTGCTCGTCAATCGAATGAACCAACGAATGATTTGAGGGCGGCCCTTGTTGGagatttatttttctattttcgtTCTAATAATTTGGGTTAGGAACTTGGGATTAGGCGTGGCACCTACCAAAGCTTCAAGTTTCCTTCCACCTAGACACTCTTTTTGCTATCTACGGTAGTATAAGTTTCCACCTAGACTTGTGATGTGATTGACATTGGAATTGCAAACCGGCGCCGAGGTGTGTCTTGTTTCTCTTCAATATTTTTCTTAGGCATCTCAAATAAATAATATTTTTCTTAGGCTCAAACGTCTATATCTTTCCTTCCCGGAAACTTCATGAAAATTCCTCATTAAATTTCATGTACTATACTAAATTACATAAGGGCCCTAGGTGTCAATCAAATTAAAGTTTTCTCCTATAGATCACCTTTCTAGCCATCCAATTAATTGACTGAAAGTTGTGATTCAGAACATTTCGATCAACGCAACATTCATATATGCAACATTTTTCTCGAATATTTGTCTTTGTGACTCATCAAAAAATCATCCAAAGTCTCTACAGCATACAAACATGTCAATGCAGCAAATACTCCATTATTATATGGTCAAATCACGTCCAAACAACATGGGAGAAACACATGCAACATATTGAAACAATGCAACCAACAATGAAGAATCACACTTCCAACATAAACTTAGCCTTAAAGACAAATGTCAGGAATCATTGTAGTCGAATGCTAATGTTTACATAACAAGCATATGCATGCTTGCAGCGTGTGGAAAAAAACATACACAACATAAAAGAAAATCCTAAAGTCACTAACTTGTGCTTCTGCCATTATTAATTGAGGCATCAACTTCGCCAATTTGATCTCGTTGGAAGTTGGAATCTCATTGGAGCCATATCGAACGACCCTGAATCCGTTTCGCTTGAACGCCAACAAAACTGAGCTCTCATCAGGGCAATATTTTGGTACTCAACTTCCATGGTATGGAACTTTGTCCAATCAAGCAGAGGAAGCACTAAAAGATATGCCCAGTGAGGAAGATGAGGCCGCAAATGATGCcaagttttgggggaggaggtgtAGATCTTGCATGGTAGCTCATCGTGGAGTCGTAAGCCATAGAATATAAACAggacatacaaatcaca
This region of Lolium perenne isolate Kyuss_39 chromosome 2, Kyuss_2.0, whole genome shotgun sequence genomic DNA includes:
- the LOC127322040 gene encoding exocyst complex component EXO84B, with the translated sequence MASAKSSRSRPAGHSGVFPVGGAALGVGAGGGGGGGGGGDGGVQLADKLKIFKTDNFDPDAYVQSKCQTMNEKEIRHLCSYLQDLKKASAEEMRRSVYANYAAFIRTSKEISDLEGELLSIRNLLNTQAALIHGLSEGVQIDSLTSGTEGSTEEDISNVEDQEPSEIQKWSADFPDLLDVLLAERRVDEALDALDEAERVAADARRTQTLTAAEISALRGAVSDNRQKLADQLAEAACQSSTRGIELRAAASALKRLGDGPRAHSLLLSAHNQRLQCNLQTIHPSSTSYGGAYTAALAQQVFSVVAQALSDSVEVFGDESCYASELVTWATKQVLSFALLVKRHVLSSCAAAGGLRAAAECVQISLGHCSLLEARGLSVSSVLLKQFKPSLEQALDANLRRIEESTAALAAADNWTLTYPPNGIRPVARSSVANLALQPKLSTSAHRFNSMVQDYFEDVAPLLSLQLGGSTMDGIAKNFNLYVNLLISALPGSMDDEANVEGLGNKIVRMAETEEQQLALLANASLLAEELLPRAAMKLSSINQSTDDLRKRGPDKQNRVPELREWKRKLQRMVDRLRDSFCRQHALELIFTDEGDTHLSAEMYISMDNTVEEPEWVPSPIFQELYAKLNRMAGIAADMFVGRERFATLLMMRLTETVILWLSEDQAFWEEIEQGPKPLGPLGLQQFYLDMQFVIIFGQGRFLSRHVHQVILDIIDRAMGAFSATGMNPDSVLPGDDWFMDVSQEVVGMISGKGRAANGDREIHSPTASVSAHSMSSFRSHGSS